The Acidobacteriota bacterium genome includes a region encoding these proteins:
- a CDS encoding M67 family metallopeptidase: protein MITVPETLRTAIAAHARDDYPDECCGLLLGTFSGDDRTVMAVEPLGNAREDAARHHRFLIGPDEMRRADSDARARGLDIVGIYHSHPDCPAVPSQYDIDHAWPTYSYVIVAVSDVAITDMQSWRLRDDRTTFDAEPIE from the coding sequence GTGATCACGGTGCCCGAAACCCTCCGAACTGCCATCGCGGCGCACGCGCGGGACGACTATCCGGATGAGTGCTGTGGCCTGCTCCTCGGGACGTTCAGCGGTGACGACAGGACCGTGATGGCGGTGGAGCCCCTGGGCAATGCGCGCGAGGATGCGGCGCGGCACCACAGGTTCCTGATCGGTCCCGACGAGATGCGACGCGCGGACAGCGATGCCCGCGCGCGCGGTCTCGACATCGTCGGGATCTATCACTCGCATCCGGATTGCCCGGCCGTACCGTCGCAGTACGACATCGACCACGCCTGGCCGACGTACTCCTACGTCATCGTGGCGGTGTCGGACGTGGCGATCACCGACATGCAGTCGTGGCGCCTGCGCGACGACCGCACCACCTTCGACGCGGAACCCATCGAGTGA
- a CDS encoding glycosyltransferase family 4 protein produces the protein MERRGFGPFVSEHFSRPRRSLIVDRGSAATDARRLVGLDVAAFEYLIVVRPVAALLPPRTIADALARARTRGLDLVTIDGVRPDICYIVSTRAMSAVAAAGGVPGCTTIPQMLDRLVAAGVSLEAGALTRAQVSLLSPEEIRDVAALSRDVRRMVDPEAFLDVPQEARLRAALDLQQETMVRGRARLDEVLQRLPDRRRTRSGRVLVMLPSPYQSGAHAAWIESLPYLSSARVSFLVTEGTNLADAATARGFTVVPVHEGLAPDSAADTATLLETLDAIRPAVVHADGADAQWCAPLIRTRGARFVQHVRLTDVDRFRPSMAYADALVGVSRHVCDAIAARAGDAVRIEHISDGVCLESRPARDVDVRARGDGAETMCLCVGRVEPAKGQLRVLDIFRELRAHLDCRLTIVGACGSDPAYCDEVRDRVAASADVSWQPFTRDIADLYRQAHVVLVGSRNESLGMVGLEAMATGALVVAHRSTGYESLIDPEQQEGLLFGASERAANVADRIVAALRERDRYIANARRRVERDFDARIAAERLNALWRDLS, from the coding sequence ATGGAGCGAAGGGGCTTCGGCCCCTTCGTCAGCGAACACTTCTCGCGTCCGCGCCGTTCGCTGATCGTCGATCGCGGATCGGCGGCGACCGATGCGCGTCGTCTTGTGGGGCTCGATGTCGCGGCGTTCGAGTACCTGATCGTCGTGCGCCCTGTCGCGGCGCTCCTGCCCCCTCGCACGATCGCCGACGCACTCGCGCGCGCACGCACGCGCGGTCTCGACCTCGTCACGATCGACGGGGTTCGTCCCGACATCTGCTACATCGTCTCGACGCGCGCGATGAGCGCCGTCGCGGCAGCGGGCGGCGTGCCCGGGTGTACCACGATCCCGCAGATGCTCGATCGGCTCGTTGCAGCGGGCGTCTCGCTGGAGGCCGGTGCGCTCACGCGAGCGCAGGTGTCGCTGCTGTCGCCCGAGGAGATCCGGGACGTCGCGGCGTTGTCGCGCGACGTGCGGCGCATGGTCGATCCCGAGGCCTTCCTCGACGTTCCGCAGGAGGCCCGTCTGCGGGCAGCGCTCGATCTGCAACAGGAGACCATGGTGCGCGGGCGAGCGAGGCTCGACGAGGTGCTGCAGCGCTTGCCAGACCGGAGACGCACGCGATCGGGTCGCGTGCTGGTGATGCTGCCGTCGCCGTATCAGAGCGGTGCGCACGCGGCCTGGATCGAATCGCTTCCGTACCTGTCGTCTGCGCGCGTGTCGTTTCTCGTGACTGAGGGGACGAACCTCGCTGATGCCGCCACGGCACGCGGCTTCACTGTCGTCCCCGTACACGAAGGCCTGGCGCCGGACAGCGCGGCAGACACGGCGACGCTGCTCGAGACGTTGGACGCGATTCGACCTGCCGTCGTGCACGCCGACGGCGCCGACGCGCAGTGGTGCGCGCCGCTGATACGCACGCGCGGCGCACGATTCGTGCAGCACGTCAGGCTGACAGACGTCGACAGATTCAGGCCGTCGATGGCGTATGCCGACGCGCTGGTGGGCGTGTCACGGCATGTCTGCGATGCGATCGCGGCGCGGGCCGGCGACGCCGTGCGGATCGAGCACATTTCCGACGGTGTGTGTCTCGAGTCTCGTCCTGCGAGAGATGTCGATGTGCGCGCGAGAGGCGATGGGGCGGAGACGATGTGCCTGTGTGTGGGACGCGTCGAGCCGGCGAAGGGGCAGTTGCGCGTGCTCGACATCTTCCGCGAGTTGCGCGCGCATCTGGACTGCCGCCTGACGATCGTCGGGGCCTGCGGCAGCGACCCCGCTTACTGCGACGAGGTGCGCGACCGCGTCGCCGCATCGGCTGACGTGAGCTGGCAGCCGTTCACGCGCGACATCGCGGACCTCTATCGACAGGCGCACGTGGTGCTCGTCGGCTCGCGCAACGAGTCTCTCGGGATGGTGGGGCTGGAGGCGATGGCCACCGGTGCGCTGGTCGTGGCGCACCGCTCGACGGGCTACGAGAGCCTCATCGATCCGGAGCAGCAGGAAGGGCTGCTGTTCGGCGCCAGTGAGCGCGCCGCGAACGTTGCGGATCGCATCGTCGCCGCCCTGCGCGAACGTGATCGCTACATCGCCAATGCGCGCCGTCGCGTCGAACGCGATTTCGACGCCCGTATCGCCGCCGAGCGCCTGAACGCCCTGTGGAGAGATCTGTCGTGA
- a CDS encoding aminotransferase class I/II-fold pyridoxal phosphate-dependent enzyme, translating into MAALDSLQTADLSAFHDQTRQRYEAFRQRGLKLDLTRGKPSSEQLDLSNGLLDLPGAGDYTAADGTDVRNYGGLQGLAELRALLAPLFGAMPAQLVIGDNSSLALMHDAVAYSLLKGTADSARPWSREPVVKFLCPVPGYDRHFAICEEHGIEMITVPLGADGPDMDLVESLVAGDPAIKGMWCVPKYSNPSGAVYADAVVERLATMPAAAPDFRIFWDNAYAVHHLTDERIEIASLIDACARHGHPNRAFVFGSTSKVTLAGAGVSLFAGSADNVKWYLARMGKRTIGSDKINQLRHVRFLRDANGLLALMDRHRAIVAPKFAAVADAFAAHLGGTGVASWLVPKGGYFISLDVIDGCARDFVRAAKDAGVELTPAGATHPLGKDPHDRTVRIAPTFPDLETVRVAAEGVALSVLLVTSKALLAQRGVGAPA; encoded by the coding sequence GTGGCCGCTCTCGACTCGCTCCAGACTGCAGATCTCTCCGCGTTCCACGACCAGACCCGTCAGCGCTACGAGGCGTTCAGGCAGCGTGGCCTGAAACTCGACCTCACGCGCGGCAAGCCATCGAGCGAGCAGCTCGATCTCTCCAACGGCCTGCTCGATCTGCCCGGGGCAGGTGACTACACCGCCGCCGACGGCACCGACGTCCGCAACTACGGCGGCCTCCAGGGCCTCGCCGAACTGCGGGCGCTCCTCGCGCCGCTCTTCGGCGCCATGCCGGCGCAGCTCGTGATCGGCGACAACTCCAGCCTCGCGTTGATGCACGACGCCGTCGCGTACAGCCTGCTGAAGGGCACGGCCGACAGCGCGCGCCCGTGGTCGCGCGAACCGGTGGTGAAGTTCCTGTGCCCCGTGCCCGGCTACGATCGTCACTTCGCGATCTGTGAAGAGCACGGCATCGAGATGATTACGGTGCCGCTCGGCGCCGACGGACCGGACATGGATCTGGTCGAGTCGCTCGTGGCTGGTGATCCGGCGATCAAGGGCATGTGGTGCGTGCCCAAGTACAGCAATCCGTCTGGCGCGGTGTACGCCGATGCGGTGGTCGAGCGTCTCGCGACAATGCCGGCGGCAGCGCCTGACTTCCGCATCTTCTGGGACAACGCGTACGCGGTGCATCACCTGACCGACGAGCGCATCGAGATCGCGAGCCTGATCGACGCTTGCGCGCGGCACGGACATCCGAATCGCGCGTTCGTGTTCGGATCGACGTCGAAGGTCACCCTTGCGGGCGCTGGCGTCTCGCTGTTTGCCGGATCGGCAGACAACGTGAAGTGGTATCTCGCGCGGATGGGCAAGCGCACGATCGGCAGCGACAAGATCAACCAGCTCCGCCACGTGCGCTTCCTGCGCGACGCCAACGGCCTGCTCGCGCTGATGGATCGCCATCGCGCGATCGTCGCGCCGAAGTTCGCGGCGGTGGCAGACGCGTTCGCCGCACATCTCGGTGGAACGGGCGTGGCGTCGTGGCTCGTGCCCAAGGGCGGCTACTTCATCAGCCTCGATGTGATCGACGGGTGCGCGCGCGACTTCGTGCGTGCGGCAAAGGACGCGGGTGTCGAGCTCACGCCGGCCGGCGCGACGCATCCGCTCGGGAAGGATCCGCACGATCGCACGGTGCGTATCGCGCCGACGTTCCCGGACCTGGAGACGGTGCGTGTGGCCGCCGAAGGCGTGGCCCTGAGCGTGCTGCTGGTCACGTCGAAGGCCCTGCTCGCGCAGCGCGGCGTCGGCGCGCCTGCGTGA
- a CDS encoding DUF1080 domain-containing protein → MRVPVVLSTIVAVAAGVVGVAGLSAQQNPYVGRWNITGTGPHARNVYFLEVREAGTGLEGTFLDRSGHATPIAWIKVENGELVWQYGGQRDVLPKPACGPIYRGKIEGGKLVGSHETPGEPCPSPAGVNVPARPQPAPQTVHWVGVRQPTFPGANANGTHAYGAPVVIVGPGVGKDVWAGLGTDPGQTCVDRWTIADGVLTNGVPARGERSTCNPYTKQKFNDFRFEMEFNLGAGQNSGLYLRGRYELQMALQAEGARTPAYPGLLMDIYGWKRADVYAGNPPDQWQILEGVLVGNRVTATLNGKRVHDNALIPAITGGAMDNDELAPGPIMIQGDHSKVSIRKLVITPIQGR, encoded by the coding sequence ATGCGTGTACCTGTCGTGCTGTCGACGATCGTCGCCGTGGCGGCGGGCGTGGTGGGTGTCGCTGGCCTGTCGGCCCAGCAGAATCCCTACGTCGGACGATGGAACATCACCGGTACCGGGCCGCACGCCCGGAACGTGTATTTCCTCGAGGTGCGCGAGGCCGGAACTGGTCTCGAGGGCACGTTCCTCGATCGCAGCGGACACGCGACGCCCATCGCGTGGATCAAGGTCGAGAACGGCGAACTGGTGTGGCAGTACGGTGGTCAGCGCGACGTGCTGCCGAAGCCGGCATGCGGGCCGATCTATCGCGGGAAGATCGAAGGCGGCAAGCTCGTGGGATCGCACGAGACGCCTGGCGAGCCGTGCCCGAGTCCTGCCGGCGTGAACGTCCCGGCGCGTCCGCAGCCTGCGCCGCAGACGGTGCACTGGGTCGGCGTCAGGCAGCCCACGTTCCCCGGCGCGAACGCCAACGGCACGCACGCGTACGGCGCACCGGTGGTCATCGTCGGGCCTGGCGTCGGCAAGGACGTCTGGGCGGGGCTCGGAACCGATCCCGGGCAGACGTGCGTCGATCGCTGGACGATCGCCGACGGCGTGCTGACCAACGGCGTGCCCGCGCGCGGCGAGCGCTCTACGTGCAACCCGTACACGAAGCAGAAGTTCAACGACTTCAGGTTCGAGATGGAGTTCAACCTCGGCGCGGGGCAGAACAGCGGTCTCTACCTGCGCGGACGCTACGAACTGCAGATGGCGCTCCAGGCCGAAGGCGCTCGCACGCCGGCGTATCCGGGGCTGTTGATGGACATCTACGGTTGGAAGCGCGCCGACGTGTATGCCGGCAACCCGCCGGATCAGTGGCAGATCCTCGAGGGCGTACTCGTGGGCAATCGCGTGACGGCGACGCTCAACGGCAAGCGCGTCCACGACAACGCCCTGATCCCGGCCATCACCGGCGGCGCCATGGACAACGACGAGCTCGCGCCCGGCCCCATCATGATCCAGGGCGATCACTCGAAGGTCAGCATTCGGAAGCTGGTCATCACGCCGATCCAGGGCCGGTAG
- a CDS encoding Gfo/Idh/MocA family oxidoreductase produces MATNPVRWGIIGCGDVTEVKSGPAFTKAHGSALVAVMRRTPGLAEDYARRHGVARWYDGAEALVQDADVDAVYVATPPASHEAYTQLAARHGKPVYVEKPMATSHAACVAMIEACRSAGVPLFTAYYRRALPRFLKVKALIDEGTIGDIRALTVSLTRRTLDAGGQMPWRVDPQIAGGGLFVDLASHTLDLLDFIIGPIASVAGGAGNQGGLYRAEDIVSAAFAFETGVRGTGLWCFTADRDADIVDIIGTRGRVSFSTFDEAPVVLESAGGRESFAVPHPPHVQQPLIQTIVDQLRGEPGACPSTGETGARTSRVMDALLQSYYERSAAHDG; encoded by the coding sequence ATGGCAACCAACCCCGTTCGGTGGGGCATCATCGGGTGCGGCGACGTCACCGAAGTGAAGAGCGGGCCGGCATTCACGAAGGCGCACGGGTCGGCGCTCGTGGCGGTGATGCGCCGCACGCCTGGGCTGGCCGAGGACTACGCGCGACGGCATGGCGTGGCCAGGTGGTACGACGGGGCGGAGGCGTTGGTGCAGGATGCGGACGTGGACGCGGTGTACGTGGCCACGCCGCCGGCGTCACACGAGGCGTACACGCAACTGGCGGCGCGGCACGGCAAACCCGTCTACGTCGAGAAGCCGATGGCCACCAGTCACGCCGCGTGCGTGGCGATGATCGAGGCGTGCCGGAGCGCGGGCGTGCCGCTCTTCACCGCGTACTACAGACGCGCACTGCCACGGTTCCTGAAGGTCAAGGCGCTCATCGACGAGGGAACCATCGGCGACATCCGCGCGCTGACCGTCTCGCTCACTCGACGGACGCTCGACGCCGGTGGCCAGATGCCGTGGCGCGTCGATCCGCAGATCGCGGGTGGCGGTCTCTTCGTCGATCTCGCATCGCACACGCTCGACCTCCTCGACTTCATCATCGGCCCCATTGCGTCTGTCGCCGGTGGGGCGGGCAACCAGGGCGGCCTGTATCGTGCCGAAGACATCGTGTCGGCGGCGTTTGCGTTCGAAACTGGGGTGCGCGGGACGGGACTCTGGTGCTTCACCGCCGATCGCGATGCCGACATCGTCGACATCATCGGCACGCGCGGCCGTGTCTCGTTCTCGACGTTCGACGAGGCGCCCGTCGTGCTGGAGTCCGCAGGCGGGCGGGAGTCGTTTGCCGTGCCGCATCCGCCGCACGTGCAGCAGCCGCTCATCCAGACGATCGTCGACCAGTTGCGCGGCGAGCCAGGTGCCTGTCCGAGCACCGGCGAGACGGGCGCGCGCACCTCTCGCGTGATGGATGCGCTGTTGCAGTCGTACTACGAGAGAAGCGCGGCGCACGACGGATAG
- a CDS encoding TonB-dependent receptor has translation MARRGRSLAGRRRQEHHVEVFRNLALAGLVLATASPLAAQQTISDATVTGRVTDATGAIVADADVTARHIDTNVSTTTTTDVEGRFRLAHLRIGSYDISVHHAGFAPATHALTLGAGSAFSLPVTLSVDGIADDVIVSATPPIIESARSQAAVTMTEQEVDRLPVNGRGFLDVALLAPSVAPPNINSTQLFAETSAVPGVGLSVGGQRNLSNSSIVDGLSANDDAAGLTGMTYGLDAIEQFQVITSGAQAELGRALAGQISVVTRSGTNALRGTVYGYFRDDRFNAANALSGTTLPMSQQQYGASVGGPLRRDSAFYFANVERRVLDQSGLTTIAPEHVATINARLAAVDYPGEPVRTGLYDNPVTTLNALGKIDHAVSTRNRLGVRYSLYDVSAVNSRGAGGLAAPSASSGLDNRDQSIAVTNTLTIGTRTVNETRAQWLDSDLRALPSDPMGPAVSIAGIATFGTLSSSPQGRENRMLQIVDNISQQRGAHALRAGVDLVHHDDRITFPRALRGSYAFASLDAFLRGSYNNAGFTQTFGAVGVDQRSTNLGVFVQDAWSAASTLTLNFGLRYDAQWLDTVNTDTNNVSPRAGFAWTPSASRAWVVRGNAGLYYDRVPMRALANALLSADNTTNLTQMRQTNISLSPGQAGAPVFPQVLPAAVPSVTLFSLSTMQRDLRNARSTQANVEVERQIGSRGAVSVGYAWLRGRDLLMAVNQNVPSCVPTGTNNGCRPNAAYANDSRYSSAGRSTYHGLLVSYTQRPSDWGYVRASYTLSKAMNDVGEYFFSGPIDPFDLSKDWARADNDRRHLLVISSGVNTPMGRARTTWQQLWYGFQISTMIQAYSAAPFTVTSGVTTLQGTAGRPIVDGAFIPRNTGVGDEFISVSARLSRTFSLGGGLRLEATAEVFNATNAVNEIARNTTFGTGAYPDAPSATFDRVTAVGDPRSAQFALRLRF, from the coding sequence ATGGCTCGACGGGGTCGGTCTCTCGCAGGCCGACGCAGGCAGGAGCATCACGTGGAAGTGTTCAGGAATCTCGCACTCGCGGGCCTTGTGCTCGCGACGGCGTCGCCTCTGGCGGCGCAACAGACCATCAGCGACGCCACGGTGACTGGCCGTGTCACCGACGCCACAGGCGCCATCGTCGCCGATGCGGACGTGACGGCGCGTCACATCGACACGAACGTGTCGACGACGACCACGACCGACGTCGAAGGGCGCTTCAGGCTGGCGCACCTTCGCATCGGGTCATACGACATCTCGGTCCACCACGCCGGCTTCGCACCCGCGACGCACGCGCTCACGCTCGGTGCCGGCAGCGCGTTCTCGCTCCCCGTCACGCTCTCGGTCGACGGCATCGCCGACGACGTCATCGTCAGCGCCACGCCGCCCATCATCGAATCAGCGCGCAGCCAGGCGGCCGTGACGATGACCGAACAGGAAGTCGATCGCTTACCTGTCAACGGGCGCGGCTTCCTCGACGTGGCGCTGCTCGCTCCATCTGTCGCGCCTCCCAACATCAACAGCACGCAACTGTTCGCCGAGACATCGGCCGTCCCAGGCGTCGGCCTGTCCGTCGGCGGGCAGCGCAACCTCTCCAACAGTTCCATCGTTGACGGCCTCTCCGCCAACGACGATGCAGCGGGGTTGACCGGCATGACGTACGGGCTCGATGCCATCGAACAGTTCCAGGTGATCACCTCCGGCGCGCAGGCCGAGCTCGGGCGCGCACTCGCAGGCCAGATCAGCGTCGTCACGCGCAGCGGCACGAACGCGTTGCGGGGCACCGTATACGGGTATTTCCGCGACGATCGGTTCAACGCCGCCAACGCCCTCTCCGGCACGACGCTGCCGATGTCGCAGCAGCAGTACGGCGCGAGCGTCGGCGGACCGCTTCGACGCGACAGCGCCTTCTACTTTGCCAACGTCGAGCGCCGCGTCCTCGATCAGTCAGGCCTGACGACGATTGCGCCCGAGCATGTCGCAACCATCAACGCGCGCCTCGCGGCCGTCGACTATCCGGGGGAGCCCGTGAGGACGGGGTTGTACGACAACCCGGTGACGACGCTCAACGCGCTCGGCAAGATCGATCACGCCGTCAGCACGCGCAACAGGCTCGGAGTACGGTACAGCCTCTACGACGTCTCGGCCGTCAACTCGCGAGGCGCCGGTGGACTGGCCGCTCCCTCGGCCTCGTCAGGTCTCGACAACAGGGATCAGTCCATCGCCGTCACGAACACGCTCACCATCGGCACGCGCACCGTGAACGAGACGCGCGCGCAGTGGCTCGACAGCGACCTTCGCGCCCTGCCGTCCGATCCGATGGGACCTGCAGTGTCCATCGCTGGCATCGCCACGTTCGGCACGCTGTCGTCGAGTCCGCAGGGACGCGAGAACCGCATGCTGCAAATCGTCGACAACATCTCGCAGCAGCGCGGGGCACACGCCCTTCGCGCCGGTGTCGACCTCGTCCATCACGACGACCGCATCACGTTCCCGCGCGCGTTGCGCGGCTCCTATGCCTTCGCGTCGCTCGACGCCTTCCTGCGCGGCAGCTACAACAACGCCGGTTTCACGCAGACGTTCGGCGCGGTGGGCGTCGATCAGCGCAGCACCAACCTCGGTGTGTTCGTGCAGGACGCGTGGAGCGCGGCATCGACCCTGACGCTGAACTTCGGGCTGCGCTACGACGCGCAGTGGCTCGACACCGTGAACACCGACACCAACAACGTGTCGCCGCGCGCCGGGTTCGCCTGGACGCCATCCGCCTCGCGCGCGTGGGTCGTGCGCGGCAACGCCGGCCTCTACTACGACCGCGTGCCGATGCGCGCGCTGGCCAACGCCCTTCTGTCGGCCGACAACACCACGAACCTGACGCAGATGCGTCAGACCAACATCAGCCTGTCGCCGGGCCAGGCCGGCGCACCAGTGTTCCCGCAGGTCCTCCCTGCCGCGGTCCCGTCTGTCACGCTGTTCTCGCTCTCGACGATGCAGCGCGATCTGCGGAACGCCCGTTCGACGCAGGCCAATGTCGAAGTCGAGCGACAGATCGGCAGTCGCGGCGCCGTCAGTGTGGGCTACGCCTGGCTTCGCGGACGCGATCTGCTGATGGCCGTCAACCAGAACGTGCCGTCGTGCGTCCCCACGGGCACCAACAACGGGTGCCGCCCGAACGCCGCCTACGCCAACGACAGCCGCTACTCCTCCGCCGGACGGTCGACCTACCACGGCCTGCTCGTGTCGTACACACAGCGTCCGTCGGACTGGGGCTACGTGCGCGCGAGCTACACGCTGTCGAAGGCGATGAACGACGTCGGCGAGTACTTCTTCAGCGGGCCGATCGATCCGTTCGATCTCTCGAAGGACTGGGCGCGGGCCGACAACGACAGACGTCATCTCCTCGTCATCAGCAGCGGCGTCAACACGCCGATGGGCCGCGCGCGCACCACCTGGCAGCAGTTGTGGTACGGCTTCCAGATCAGCACGATGATCCAGGCCTACTCGGCAGCGCCCTTCACGGTCACGTCGGGCGTCACCACGCTGCAGGGCACGGCGGGTCGGCCGATCGTCGACGGCGCGTTCATTCCGCGCAACACGGGCGTCGGTGATGAGTTCATCAGCGTCAGCGCGCGCCTGAGCCGCACGTTCAGCCTTGGCGGCGGACTGCGTCTCGAAGCCACCGCCGAAGTGTTCAACGCCACGAACGCTGTCAACGAGATCGCCCGCAACACCACGTTCGGCACCGGCGCGTATCCCGATGCGCCGTCGGCGACGTTCGACAGGGTCACCGCCGTCGGCGATCCCCGCAGCGCGCAATTCGCGCTTCGCCTCCGCTTCTGA
- a CDS encoding exo-alpha-sialidase encodes MTTTLRFTLGLLLAGTALHAVARSNAGAPTANPVMLDVPARSDATPSIAAQGAFVAVAWGASADGKADVLVATSRDGGKTFGAPVRVNRVAGEGRLGGELPPRVALRATAGTPRPDVFVLWNARGASTTIQMARSRDGGTTFGAPVALQASGAAGDRGWPALTVDTQGRAHAIWLDHRGLAAARSAGAASKPASGTGHHAHAHTDGPAVDGAVDAQKSSLFYARVGGDATLQPTPEQAVTPGVCYCCKTALAAGPSDTIVAAWRHVYPGDLRDIAMAISRDGGRTFSAPARVSEDGWAINGCPDDGPAVVVDGAGVTHIVWPTVIGTTDPEGALFYSTTRDGKQFTPRVRVPTMGGPKPTHPQLAIGPTGRLVVAWDEMIGRERLSVLREVKNGGATPTFGEPVTLARGGSDNHPVVAVLSDVVVAAWATGGDNSRIATRRIALK; translated from the coding sequence GTGACGACCACGCTTCGATTCACGCTCGGTCTCCTGCTTGCCGGCACGGCCCTCCACGCCGTCGCTCGTTCGAACGCCGGTGCGCCAACGGCGAACCCCGTGATGCTCGACGTGCCCGCGCGATCCGATGCCACGCCATCGATCGCCGCGCAGGGCGCGTTCGTCGCCGTGGCCTGGGGCGCCTCGGCCGACGGCAAGGCCGACGTCTTGGTCGCGACCAGCCGCGACGGCGGGAAGACATTCGGTGCGCCGGTGCGCGTCAATCGCGTTGCAGGCGAAGGACGCCTCGGCGGCGAGTTGCCGCCGCGCGTGGCGTTGCGCGCAACAGCGGGCACGCCACGGCCTGACGTGTTCGTCCTGTGGAACGCGCGCGGCGCGTCGACAACGATTCAGATGGCGCGATCGCGCGACGGCGGCACCACGTTCGGCGCGCCTGTGGCGCTGCAGGCCAGCGGCGCTGCCGGTGATCGCGGGTGGCCCGCCCTCACCGTCGATACGCAGGGACGCGCGCACGCGATCTGGCTCGATCATCGCGGCCTCGCGGCGGCTCGAAGCGCGGGCGCGGCGTCGAAGCCGGCGTCGGGTACCGGACATCATGCGCATGCGCACACCGACGGCCCTGCGGTCGACGGCGCGGTAGACGCGCAGAAGTCGTCACTGTTCTACGCACGCGTCGGTGGTGACGCCACACTCCAGCCCACGCCGGAACAGGCCGTCACGCCCGGCGTGTGCTACTGCTGCAAGACGGCGCTTGCCGCGGGGCCGAGCGACACGATCGTGGCCGCGTGGCGGCATGTGTACCCCGGCGATCTCCGCGACATCGCGATGGCGATTTCGCGCGACGGTGGGCGCACGTTCTCGGCGCCCGCGCGCGTGAGCGAAGACGGCTGGGCCATCAACGGCTGTCCCGACGATGGGCCTGCGGTGGTCGTGGACGGTGCCGGCGTGACGCACATCGTGTGGCCCACGGTGATCGGCACGACTGATCCGGAAGGCGCGCTGTTCTACAGCACGACACGCGACGGCAAGCAGTTCACGCCGCGCGTGCGCGTGCCGACGATGGGTGGGCCGAAGCCGACGCATCCGCAGTTGGCCATCGGTCCGACGGGCAGACTCGTCGTCGCGTGGGACGAGATGATCGGTCGAGAGCGGCTGTCCGTCCTGCGCGAAGTGAAGAACGGTGGCGCGACGCCGACCTTCGGCGAACCCGTCACGCTGGCACGCGGCGGCTCCGACAATCACCCCGTGGTCGCTGTCCTGTCAGATGTCGTCGTCGCCGCGTGGGCCACCGGCGGCGACAACTCGCGCATCGCCACACGGCGGATTGCATTGAAATAG
- a CDS encoding lactonase family protein, protein MSSTPDRTLTTRTLTRRAFVKTATALTASAPALARASGQAAARGPLCAYVGTYSAAPNTTGVADRNGRGIHIFSVNRETGALTPAGIVEHYTSPSALVVNANATHMYSTDASDLVDNRTSGSVSAFAVDRTTGMLSLLNTVPSGGMGPTYAHIHPSGSHLFVANYGGGSVAALPILPDGRLGPASDVHKTAGIVGPTRAASAPPGSFAFSGHDKPHAHMIETDPAGRFVLAPDLGLDRIFVWSFDATTGRLTPADPPSVAFPPGDGPRHFAFHPNGTWLYSIQEEGSTLVLLDYDAAHGRLTPRQTISSLPPGYAGSNFCSGICVSSDGRFVYAGNRLHDSIGIFAIGRDGTLTFVDAEQTRGSYPRSMSLDPSGRFLYSCNQRADNVTTFRVDKKTGRLTFTGQYTPVGSPSAMAFIDRG, encoded by the coding sequence ATGTCGTCGACTCCCGATCGGACGCTGACCACGCGCACGCTCACGCGGCGTGCGTTCGTCAAGACCGCCACCGCGCTCACGGCGAGTGCGCCGGCACTCGCGAGGGCGTCCGGTCAGGCGGCCGCGCGTGGGCCCCTGTGTGCGTACGTCGGCACGTACAGCGCCGCGCCGAACACGACGGGCGTCGCCGATCGCAACGGGCGCGGCATCCACATCTTCTCGGTGAATCGCGAGACAGGCGCGCTCACGCCGGCGGGCATCGTGGAGCACTACACGAGTCCGAGCGCACTCGTCGTCAATGCCAACGCGACGCACATGTACTCGACCGATGCTTCGGACCTCGTCGACAACAGGACGTCGGGTTCCGTGTCTGCGTTCGCCGTGGATCGCACGACGGGCATGCTGTCGCTGCTCAACACCGTGCCCTCCGGCGGCATGGGGCCGACGTACGCGCACATCCATCCGTCTGGCTCGCACCTGTTCGTGGCCAACTACGGCGGCGGGTCTGTTGCCGCGCTGCCCATCCTGCCCGACGGCCGACTCGGCCCCGCCAGCGACGTCCACAAGACCGCCGGCATCGTCGGGCCCACGCGCGCGGCGAGTGCGCCCCCGGGAAGCTTCGCGTTCAGCGGTCACGACAAGCCGCATGCGCACATGATCGAGACCGATCCGGCCGGCAGGTTCGTGCTGGCGCCCGACCTCGGACTCGATCGCATCTTCGTCTGGTCGTTCGACGCGACGACGGGACGACTCACGCCAGCCGACCCACCGTCTGTCGCGTTTCCTCCGGGTGACGGGCCGCGCCACTTCGCCTTCCACCCGAACGGAACGTGGCTGTACTCGATTCAGGAGGAGGGATCGACGCTGGTGCTGCTGGACTACGACGCGGCTCACGGCCGTCTCACGCCACGGCAGACGATCTCGAGTCTGCCGCCGGGATACGCCGGCAGCAATTTCTGTTCGGGCATCTGCGTCTCGAGCGACGGCCGCTTCGTCTACGCCGGCAATCGCCTGCACGACAGCATCGGCATTTTCGCGATCGGACGCGACGGCACGCTGACGTTCGTCGACGCCGAGCAGACGCGCGGCAGCTACCCGCGCAGCATGAGTCTCGATCCATCGGGCCGGTTTCTGTATTCGTGCAACCAGCGCGCCGACAACGTCACGACCTTCCGCGTCGACAAGAAGACAGGCCGCCTCACGTTCACGGGCCAGTACACGCCCGTCGGCAGCCCGTCGGCGATGGCATTCATCGACAGAGGATAG